The sequence below is a genomic window from Flavobacterium lipolyticum.
AGCTATTTGTTGGAATTTATTGACTTGGTGGTTAGGGATTCCTTCAAGTTCTTCTCATACGCTGATTGGTGGTTTTGCCGGAGCAGCAATTGCTCATGCGATCGCTGTACATGGATTTTCAGGTTATGTGGGCGAAGACGGAACAACGCATTACTGGTACGAAATCGTAAGCTGGTACAAGGCTGGTAAAGAAGGAGCAATGCCTTCAGGAGTACTTATTATTATCGCTTTTATTGTATTGGCGCCATTATTGGGAGCATTGGCTTCTTACTTGATTTCGATCTGGTTGTTGAATGCTTCACGTAAAAGTATTGGGCCAAAAATATTTACTGTAGCACTGATGATTGCGACAATCTGGATGGTGAGCAGTTTAATGATTCCTTATTCAGAGATTGTTGAGCATGGAAAACCACGTTTTGAGTCTCATTTTTGGAGTGTAGCTTTTGATCCGCATAATATTAAATGGTTTTTAGTTGCTTTTATCATCTTAACCGTAAGTTTGTTTTGTTTGATATTCAGTAGTTTAAATCTTCATCAGGCAGATGCTGCTTTGAAAAAAATGCAATTATTATCTTCTGCGGCTTTTAGTTTAGGTCACGGAGGGAATGATTCTCAAAAAGTAATGGGTATTATTGCAGCTGCGGTAGCGGTTTATATCAACACTAATCCTGGTGTACACATGGATTCCTGGTTAGATGTTGTTTTGCCAAACGATGATTTAGGGGTAAAAGGAGTAATGCCGGGATGGATTCCTTTGGCTTGTTATTCTGCAATTGCAGCGGGAACTTTAAGTGGTGGATGGAAGATTGTCAAAACAATGGGTTCCAAAATCACAAAAGTAAGTTCGTTTGAAGGAGTTGCAGCCGAAACTGCAGGAGCTTTAACGCTTTATTTTACAGAACACTTAAAAATTCCGGTAAGTACAACACATACGATTACGGGTTCTATTATTGGAGTTGGATTAACAAAACGTGTTTCTGCAGTTCGTTGGGGAGTTACCGTTAGTTTAATCTGGGCATGGATACTAACCATTCCAATTTCAGCAATATTAGCCGGTTTGGTTTACTTTGTATTGAGTGTGTTTATTTAGTAAAATGATTATTGTAAAATGTGAGATGTAAATCACATTTTCTTAATATATTTTAAAGCCGATTTCAATTTGAAATCGGCTTTTTTGTTTGGTATGATGGGTTGTTTTGAAATTATAATGTATTTATATTTACTCAAAAATAAAGAAATACAGATTGGAAACAGAGCTATTGAATCAGATAGAAAGAATAAAAAGGAAGTTGATCCTGGCGAAAAATGCAGACAAGGATTTGCAAGTGTTTGGGGCTGACAGTCATAAATATATTGTAAAAGAAACGGTAAATAAAGATAAAATCTTAGCGTTTGAGAAGGAGTATGATGTACAGCTTCCAGAGGATTATAGAGCATTTTTAGTACACGTTGGCAACGGAGGGATCTCCTATGAGAATTCCGCTGCAGGACCTGGTTACGGGATATTTCCGTTTGGAGAAAATGTCGACGAATTCGTTTCTGAGAATGCAAAAAAATACCTGAAAGAAGATTGTAAGCTGGATCTAACAATGTCTGACTCATTTTGGGAGGATTTAAACAGGATCATAGAAGAAAATGATGAGATTTCGAATGAAGATTTTTATGCTGAATTAGGAAAGATATTTTCGGGATTATTGCCTATCGGTACTCAAGGATGTACTTATTATTACGCTCTTGTTTTAAACGGTGAATGGAAAGGCCGGATTGTTAATGTTGATATCGAGAGACAGAAACCTTTCTTTGTTTTTGAATCTAATTTTTTAGATTGGTACGAAAGATGGCTTGATGAAATTATTCCCGAAAGTACAATGGCAAAGGAACCGGATTTATTTCGCTATACATTAGGAGGATTGTCAGGTTATATTTTAGAAGTGTATTTTTCTACGGAGGATAAAGAAGTTAAAATGGAGTGTTTGAACGGAGTTTTAAAAAAGAACACTGTAGGGTCTGAAATTCTTACTGTTTTAGAAGAGCAGTATAAGGTAAGCTCAGGAGAAATTCAAAAAACAATACTTCAGGTACTTGCTAAGTTTGATTATGAGCGTTCAAAACTTTATTTGCTTGATTTTGCAAAAGAGAATTTACTGGCTGTCTTTCAGTTTGTATTTTGGTACGCAAAAGACAAAAGTGCGGACTGGATAGAGGTTATAAAAGCAAATGCTGATACGATTGAAGATGATGAAACCTTTAGATTTTGTACTTATTTGTTAAAAGAAACGAAGTTGGATTATGGTGAAATTATTGTCCCGTTTATGTTTAATAAAAGTGAAGAAATACGAGTGAGTGCTTATTATGCACTTGGTCAAATGGGTAATAAAAACAAGTATCTCAGTGTTTTTATCGAAGGGCTTCAAGATAGTTCAAATAGAGTTATTCATGCAACTTTGCAGGCATTGGATGGGGTAGAGGATAAAAGGCTTTTAAAGCATTATAAGGCGATTGCAGAAAAATTTCTAAAAGAAAAAGATTATATTCTGGCAAATCTCAATCACAGATTAAAAGCGTATGGTTTGACAAATAAAACGATTAAGAAAATTAATACTGATTTTGAAACCGATAACCAGGGTAAGGAATTGTATTAATTTTGGAAAAAAAAGCTAGTTTCTTTATTGAAACTAGCTTTTTTTAGTAGGGGTTATTCTTTTGAAAATAAATAATCTTTTCCGTACTGTTTCAGAAGTATTTCTTTGTTCTATTTTTCTTCAAGCATAGAAGAATTACATTCGTTGTTGCTCTTCGCATAGCCTAAAGAGTAGCCGTGACAGATGTAAGTATGGTAGGGGTTATTTTTGTAAATTCTTTCTATTGTGTTTTCGCTTGTAATGTGTTTGTTTAAGATTCTGTTTGTCTTTTGAAATAATGCTAATGGTGCCGTCAATTTCAAGCATAGCAAGCTTTACATCAGTTAAATGCTCTAGGCCATGTTCGCGCGCCGCTTCTTTTAATTCTTCGTGCGAAATGTCTAGTTTGCTCAAAATTTTAAAATCCAATTCTCCATTATGAATCAGGATTTCAGGTTTATCCAGTAGTAAATTGCTGAGACCTTTGTATTTGTGTGTTAGTTTTTTGATGATGTAGTTGATGATAAATAATGCCAATGCAGCAACTAAGCCTCCCCAAAGACTAGTGTCCGGGCCAACCATGGCATTTTGAACGGAATTACTAATTAATAAAATCAGAATAATATCGGCTGTATTCAATTGTGAAAGCTCTTTTTTTCCAAAGATTCTCAAAGCGATAGTCATGAAAAAATAGACGGAGAGACTTCTTAAGATAATATCTAAATAGGGAGATAGCATCATTTCGTTATGATTTGAATTAAAAAAAAAACTTTGTCAAAGTAAAACCTCAACAAAGTTGCTAAATTAATGCTTAGACATTAGGTCTAAATGAATATTTTTACTGAAAAAGAATCGATTATAATTTAAAGTTCTTTTCAATCGCTTTAATCATTTCGCCTGCTACATCTTTGTTGGTGGCGCCTTCAATTCCTTCAAGTCCCGGAGAAGAGTTTACTTCAAGTAATAATGGCCCTTTAGAAGAACGAATAATGTCAACACCTGCTACTTTTAAGTCCATAGCTTTTGCGGCTTTTATGGCTATTTTTTTCTCTTCAGCAGTTACTTTTATGACAGATGCGGTTCCTCCCAAATGGATATTAGCCCGGAATTCACCTGGCATCGCTTCACGCTGTATTGCGGCTACCACTTTACCGTCGATCACAAAACAGCGAATATCTTTTCCGTTTGCTTCTTTAATGAATTCCTGAACAAGTATATTGGCATTTAAGCTCTTAAAGGCGTTGATAACACTTTCTGCTGCTTTTTTGGTTTCAGCTAAAACAACTCCTTTTCCCTGAGTTCCTTCCAGTAATTTTACGATTAAAGGAGAACCTCCAACCATCTTGATTAAATTGTCAGTATCGAGCGGAGAATTAGCAAATCCGGTCGTTGGGATATCGATTCCGCTGTTTAAAAGAAGCTGCAAAGAGTAAAGCTTGTCACGTGATTGAGTGATTGCTGACGCAGAGTTCAGTACAAAAACCTTCAGTGCTTCAAACTGACGTGTTAAAGCACAGCCGTAAAAAGTAATGCTTGGTCGGATTCTTGGAATTATAGCATCAAATTGGTTTAGTATTTTACCACCGCGATAATGAATTTCGGGAGTTTTGGCATCCAGCTTCATATAACATTCTTTGATGTTCAAAAAATGCATTTCATGTCCGCGCATTTCACCCGCTTCCATGATTCTTTTATTGCTGTACAATTCAGGATTACTTGCCAGAAGGCCAATTCTTAATCCGGAGGTTGCTTTTTCGGAATTTTGGTACAATTCTTTTAAGGCTTCAGGACTTGGTTGTCCCAAAAGATATTTTTCTTCTGGATCAACTAATACGCGTCCGCTCATGGCTTCACGACCTAAAAGCATTCGGAATCCCATAGAATCCCTGTTAGTTAGTGTCATTTCAATTGGCCATTTGATATCGCCAATTTTTAAATGCGTCTGAATTACATAACGATGTTCTCTAAATCCGCTTGAACTTTTTACAATTCTTTTGTCAACCAACGGAGCTTCACAGTGAATGATGGTTTTAATATTATTCTGAATTGGGTTAATGTCGAATTTTACCCAATTGGCATCATTTTTTATAAAAGGAGCTATGTTTATAGCGTGCATTGCCGAAGTTTTGGCACCGGAATCGACACGAGCCTTAATTGTCGGGATTCCTAGTTCTGGAAATGAGCACCATTCTTCGCTACCTAAAATGACTTTGTTTTGAAGCATACGTTGTTTTTTATTATAGAATTTAATGGCCAAAAATAGCTATTTGCTTTTATTAAAGGTAGCAAATTATTTAAAAAAAATACCCGTTATGTTATGAAAACGTAACGGGTATGTTATTCTTGTTATAAATTTAAACTAATCTATTGATTTGTTGGTTCTTCAGCTTTATGGATTTCTACAGAAAGTTCCTGAGAATCATCTTTAAGATCCATTAAGATTTCATCACCAGAATGTATTTTTGAAGTGATGATCTCCTCGGCTAATAGATCTTCAACATATTTCTGAATCGCTCTTTTTAGAGGTCTTGCGCCAAATTGTCTGTCGAAACCTTTTTCTGCAATAAAGGCTTTTGCTTTATCGGTAAGACTTAAGGTGTATCCTAATTCTGAAACTCGGCTGTACAATTTTTTAAGTTCAATTTCGATAATCAAGTCAATATCGGCTTTTTCTAAGGCATTGAATACGATTACATCATCAATTCTGTTTAAGAATTCAGGTGCGAAAGTTTTCTTCAATGCATTTTCGATAATGCTTTTTGAGTTTTCATCGGCCTGAGCCACTTTTGCAGCAGTTCCGAATCCGACACCTTGACCGAAATCTTTCAATTGACGCGCTCCAACGTTAGAAGTCATGATAATGATGGTGTTTTTAAAGTCGATTTTACGACCTAAACTATCCGTCAAATAGCCATCGTCCAAAACCTGAAGCATCATATTGAATACGTCCGGATGTGCTTTTTCGATTTCGTCTAAAAGAACTACACAGTATGGTTTTCTGCGTACTTTTTCAGTCAATTGACCACCTTCTTCGTATCCTACGTATCCCGGAGGCGCTCCAACTAAACGCGAGATCGCAAATTTCTCCATGTATTCACTCATATCGATACGGATTAACGCATCTTCTGAATCAAATAATTCTTTTGCTAATACTTTTGCCAATTGTGTTTTACCAACTCCAGTCTGGCCTAAGAAGATAAACGAACCAATTGGTTTGTTTGGATCTTTAAGTCCGGCTCTGTTACGCTGAATAGAACGTGCAATTTTTAAAACGGCTTCGTTTTGTCCGATTACTTTATTCTGAATTAGCTCAGGTAATTGAGCTAATTTGTTACTTTCGGTCTGTGCAATTCGGTTTACAGGAATTCCGGTCATCATCGAAACAACATCGGCTACATTGTCTTCTGTAACTTGAATTCTATTGTTTTTAGAGTCTTCTTCCCATTGTTCCTGAGCAGTAGCCAGGTCTTTTTCGATGCGTTTTTCATCATCGCGAAGTTTGGCAGCTTCTTCGTATTTCTGTTTTTTAACCACCATGTTTTTCATTTCGCGAACTTCTTCCAGTTGACGCTCCAAGTCTAAGATTTGCTTCGGAACATCAATGTTGGTAATGTGTACACGTGATCCGGCTTCGTCCAGAGCATCAATGGCTTTGTCTGGTAAGAAACGCTCAGACATATATCTGTTTGTTAATTTAACACAGGCTTCAATAGCTTCTTGAGTGTAAGTTACATTATGGTGATCTTCGTATTTGTCTTTTACATTGTTTAAGATGGCAATTGTTTCTTCAACAGAAGTTGGTTCGACAATTACTTTTTGAAAACGTCTTTCAAGGGCGCCATCTTTTTCAATATATTGTCGGTATTCGTCAAGAGTTGTAGCTCCAATACATTGGATTTCGCCTCTTGCCAAAGCAGGTTTGAACATGTTTGAAGCATCAAGTGAACCTGTTGCTCCACCTGCGCCTACAATGGTATGGATTTCGTCAATGAAAAGAATGATATCGTCGTTTTTTTCCAATTCGTTCATAACGGCTTTCATTCTTTCTTCAAACTGGCCGCGGTATTTTGTTCCGGCAACTAAGCTGGCAAGGTCAAGTGTAACCACGCGTTTGTGAAAAAGAATACGGGAAACTTTTTTCTGTATAATACGCAAAGCCAAACCTTCTGCAATAGCAGATTTACCAACTCCGGGCTCTCCGATAAGAAGAGGGTTGTTCTTTTTTCTACGGCTTAGAATTTGAGAAACACGTTCGATTTCTTTCTCGCGTCCTACAACCGGATCCAGTTTTCCTTCCTCGGCCATTTCTGTTAAATCTCTCCCAAAATTGTCCAGTACCGGAGTCTTGGATTTTTTGTTTGACTTATTGGCGGGATTGTTAAAACTGCTTTCTTTAAGACTGTCATCTTGTCCTGAATCGTCATTATACGATTCGTTTCTTGGCAAGTTTTCTAAGAATTCTTCTTCGTTTGGAGTCATATTTAAATATTGTTCTTTAGCTATGTCATAATCTATTTTTAGTTTATTCAATAGCTTGGTTGTTGGATCGTTTTCGTTTCGTAAGATGCATAGAAGCAGGTGCGCTGTGCTAATTGACGAGCTTTGAAATACTTTAGCCTCCAGAAAAGTGGTCTTCAGGGCTCTTTCCGCCTGACGCGTAAGATGAAGGTTTTTCTTTTCGGCATTTACTTCAACGCTTTGATTGGCCGGACTCAGTATTTCTACTTTCCTGCGTAAATGATCTAAATCGACTGCAAGGTTATTAAGTATATGAATAGCTTTTCCGTTTCCATCTCTTAAAATGCCTAGCATTAGATGCTCAGTACCAATAAAGTCGTGGCCCAAACGCAAGGCTTCCTCTTTACTGTAGGTAATAACATCTTTTACTCTTGGTGAAAAATTATCATCCATAATATATAATTGGTATTGTAAATTTAGTGAATTACTGTTTGAAAAACAAAAACCGTACCCTTCAGGATCTCCTGACAGCTAAGTGACAAAAAAAATAACAATAAAAGCGTTAAAATACGCTTAATTTATTAACTAAAACGTAAAATAAAGTTGTTAATAAATCATTGAAATAAGTGTAGGTAAATAGCTGAAAAAATTTCAAAAAAACGTATCTTGGCACGCTTTGAAACTAATATAATTATTTAATATAACAACTTATGTCTGAAGGAGAAAAGTTAATTCCTATTAACATAGAAGATGAAATGAAATCAGCTTACATCGATTATTCGATGTCAGTAATTGTATCGAGAGCGCTTCCAGATGTTAGAGATGGCTTGAAACCAGTGCATCGAAGAGTTCTTTACGGAATGTATGACTTAGGAGTAACATCAAGATCTGCCCACAAAAAATCTGCAAGAATCGTAGGAGAGGTTCTGGGTAAGTATCACCCGCACGGAGATACCTCTGTATATGATGCGATGGTACGTATGGCTCAGGAATGGAGTATGCGATATTTATTAGTGGATGGTCAGGGTAACTTTGGTTCTGTTGATGGTGATAGCCCTGCAGCAATGCGTTATACAGAGGCCAGAATGCGCAAAATCTCTGAAGATATTATGGCAGATATCGAAAAAGAAACAGTTGACTTTCAATTGAACTTTGACGATACCTTATACGAACCAAAAGTAATGCCTACCAGAGTTCCAACTTTATTAGTAAACGGAGCTACAGGTATTGCGGTGGGTATGGCAACTAATATGCCACCACACAATTTAACCGAAGTAATCAACGGTACCTTAGCGTATCTTGATAATAATGATATTGAAGTTGACGAATTAATGACGCATATTAAAGCTCCGGATTTTCCAACCGGTGGTGTAATATATGGTTATGAAGGAGTTCGTGAGGCTTTTAAAACCGGTAGAGGACGTATTGTCATGCGTGCTAAAGTTGGTTTTGAAGAAGTAGACGGAAGAGAATGTATTATCGTTACCGAGATTCCGTATCAGGTAAATAAAGCCGAAATGATCAAGCGTACAGCTGATTTGGTTAACGATAAAAAAATTGAAGGTATTGCCAATATTCGTGACGAGTCGGATAGAAATGGTATGCGTATCGTTTATATCTTAAAACGTGATGCTACACCAAATGTAGTATTAAATACCTTATATAAGTATACATCACTACAATCTTCTTTCAGTGTAAACAATATTGCATTGGTAAAAGGTCGCCCACAGATGTTGAATCTGAAAGATATGATTCATTATTTTATTGAGCACCGTCATGATGTAGTCGTTCGCAGAACGAAGTTTGAATTGCGTAAAGCCGAAGAGAGAGCACATATTTTAGAAGGTTTAATTATTGCTTCGGATAATATTGACGAAGTAATTGCAATCATTAGAGGGTCTAAAAATACCGAAGAAGCTCGTGAAAAATTAATCGAAAGATTCAATTTGTCAGATATTCAGGCACGCGCCATTGTAGAAATGCGTTTGCGTCAGTTAACAGGTCTGGAACAGGATAAGTTAAGAGCTGAATTTGAAGAATTAATGAAATTAATCGAACATTTGAAAGCCTTATTGGCCGATGTAAATTTAAGAACTAATTTAATTAAAGAAGAGCTTGAAGAAATCCGTGAAAAATACGGAGACGATCGTCGTTCTATAATAGAATATGCTGGAGGAGATGTGAGTATCGAAGATTTAATTGCCGATGAAAATGTAGTCATTACGATTTCGCACGCAGGTTATATCAAACGTACTAACCTTACCGAATATAAAACGCAGAACAGAGGAGGAGTTGGGCAAAAAAGTGCCGGGACAAGAGATCAGGATTTCCTTGAGCACATGTTCGTGGCAACTAACCACCAGTATATGATGTTCTTTACGCAAAAAGGAAAATGTTTCTGGATGCGCGTTTACGAAATTCCGGAAGGAAGTAAAACGGCAAAAGGTAGAGCTATTCAGAACCTGGTAAACATTGAAAGTGATGATAAAGTAAAAGCTTTCATTTGTACGCAAGACCTAAAAGATAAAGATTATATCAATAGTCATAATCTTGTGATGGTAACTAAACAAGGCCAGGTGAAGAAAACTTCTTTAGAAAAATATTCTAAACCAAGGGTGAATGGTGTTGCTGCCATTACGATTAAAGAAGGAGATGAATTACTGGAAGCAAAATTAACCAACGGAGACAGCCAAATTATTTTGGCAGTGAAATCAGGTAAACTGGTTCGTTTTGAGGAAACCAAAACACGTCCGATGGGAAGAACGGCTTCGGGAGTTCGTGGAATTACTTTAAAAGACGATACCGATGAAGTAATTGGTATGGTAACTATCGATAGAGAAAATGTTAACGATTCACAAATTTTGGTTGTAACTGAAAATGGATACGGAAAACGTACCAAATTAGTGGACGATGATGGTGAAGATGTGTACAGAATTACCAATCGCGGTGGTAAAGGAGTTAAAACTCTTAATATTACCGATAAAACCGGTAAGTTGATCTCTATCAATGCTGTAACGGATGCGGATGATTTAATGATTATCAATAAGTCCGGGTTAACGATCAGAATGGCTATTGAAGATTTACGTGTAATGGGTCGCGCAACGCAAGGAGTTCGATTGATTAACTTAAAAGGTAAAGATTCTATTGCTGCTGTAACAAAAGTGATGAAAGATGATGTTGCTGAAGTTGTTGTAGACGAAGACGGTAATGTTATTGAATCGGTTATTGAAAGAGTAAAACCGGATTTAGAAGTTCTTGAAGACGAAGGTGTTGTTGAAGATGAGGATGACGAGGATGACAATACAGAAGAAGAATCTGAAGAAGAAGGCGATTCTGATGACGAAGAATCTGAAGAATAATAGAAAATAAACCACTTAAAATTAAATACACAAATTGAATATTATGAAAAGTAAATATGTAATACTTGCGTCAGCATTATTGATTTCAGTAGCTACTTTTGCTCAAAAGGATCAGATAAAGAGTGCTGAAAAAGCATTAAAAAGCGGAGATGCTCAGGGAGCACTGACGATATTAAAAGATGCTGAAAATATGGTAGTAAATGCCAAAGATGTTGAACAAGCGCAATACTATTTTGTAAAAGGTAACGCTTATTTAGATTTAGCAAATAAAAAAGTAGAAGAAGGGAAAAATCTTTCTTTGGCTGCTGAGACTTATCAGAAGCTAATTGATACTGAAAAAACTTCAGGAAAGGTTAAATTCTCTACTCAGGCGGCGGCTTCTATTACTGAAATTAAAGGAAAGCTGATCAATGCTGCTATTGCTGATTCTCAAGCAAGTAAACATGCTGATGGAGCTAAAAAGTTGTATGACGCTTATTTGTTGGACAAAAAAGATACAATCAATTTATACTATGCAGCTTCTACTGCAGTAAATGCTCAGGATTTTGACCTTGCTTTACCAATGTACGAAGAGTTAAAAAAATTAAATTATTCAGGAAAAGGAACAAGTTTTACAGCTGTAAATAAAATTTCTGGTAATGAAGATGGTTTTAACAATGCTAAAGATAGAGATTTAGCTGTAAAATTAGGAACTCACGAAAAGCCTAAAACAGAAGCTATCCCTTCTAAAAGAGGTGAAATCTACAAAAATTTGGCTTTAATTTTAGTTCAAAAAGGACGTAGTGAAGATGCTAAAAAAGCGATTGCGGATGCAAGAAAAGCAAATCCGGAAGATTCTTCTTTGATCTTAACAGAAGCGAACCTTTATCTTGAGTCTAAAGACTATGACACCTACAAAAAATTAGTGGGAGAGGCTTTGCAGAAAGACCCAAACAATGCTGATTTAGTTTTCAATTTAGGAGTAATTAGTGCTAACGCAAAAAACACTGCAGATGCTGAGAAATATTACTTAAAAGCAATCGAAATCAATCCAAGCTACGCAAATGCTTATCTTAACCTTGCAGCATTAAAATTAGAAGCTGAAAAACCAATCATTGATGAAATGAATAAATTGGGGACTACTGCTAAAGATATGAAGCGTTATGATGTATTGAAAGCACAAAGAGAGAACGTTTTTAGAGGAGTTATTCCTTATCTTAAAAAAGCAAATGAGCTAGATCCTAAAAACGAAGATGTTTCTAAAACGTTATTAGGTGTTTACAAAGCGTTAGAAATGACTGCTGAAGCAAAAGCATTGAAAGCTAAAATGTAATTAACGAGAGTTAGTACTTAATAGTTTAAAATTCCAAATTCCAATGATGCCCTTGCATTGTTGGAGTTTGGAATTTTTTTATTAGGATACATGAAAGTCAATATTTTTAAAATCCAAATTCCAATGATACTTGAAATTATTGGAATTTGGATTTTTAAATTTGGAATTTTCTTAAGCGATTAGTGTAGCAGACAATGTAATGGTAGTATTTAAAAGTTTAGAAATCGGGCAGATTTCTTTTGCTTTTGTTGCTGTTTTTTCAAATTCCTCTGCTGAAATGGATGGTACTTTTCCTTTTAAGTCTAAATGGATTAAGGTGATAGAGCCGTCTTCAAAGGTTACTGTGGCTTCTGTGGTTAGATCATCGGCTGTGTAGCCACCTTCGTTTAGCAAAAAGCTTAATTGCATCGTAAAACAGCCGGAATGAGCTGCAGCAATAAGTTCTTCGGGATTTGTTCCAACTCCATCTGCAAATCTGGTTTTAAACGATAGTTGTGCATTGTCTAAAGTTGTACTTTGAGTGCTGATGGTTCCTTTTCCTTCCATACCTGTTCCTTTCCAGTTGGCATGTGCTTTTCTTGTAAATTTCATCGTGTTGTGATTTGAATTAATAATTTATTTGGTATTTTGTTGACTGTCAGTAAATAATGTGTTTATCAAATATAATCAATATTTTACGGAATTGTTTTATGAAGTTGAATTGGAAATGTTAAGCTTAGGGGTTAGGTTTCAAGTTTCAAGTTTTAAGTTGAAATGAGGTAAATGTTGGAGCGGATTTTACCGCAAAGTACGCAAGGTTTTTTTACTTAGATTGTATTGATAAACACAAAGTTCGCAAAGCCTTTTTTAGATAAAGCTTTGCGAACTTTGCGTTTTATTAAATCCTAATATATTAAAAAACCTTGCGTGCTTTGCGGTTAAAAAAAAACTGCAATAAATTTCTTCACTGCAGTTTCTGTATTTAGCTGGTTTTGTTTTTACTCAACCGGATAATTATTCCTGATTTAAGTTACGCAATTGCTTTAGTTTTTCTTTCCAAACTTCTAAGCTTTCCTTGTGGATTGCGATGTTTTTGCGAACCTCAAGAACAATTGAGTTTTCTTTTTTAGCATTTTTGGTATTGGTAAAGAACTGAATGTTATTCTCCAATTGGAAAATTTCGTTCTGTACTTCTTCAATCTTACGCATTAAGAAGATCTTCTCATTGTCTAATTTACGAGTGTCGTTACTGTCGGATAACGAATCGATTCGATTGGAGAAACGCATCATTTCGGTTTCTTTTTTGCTCAGACTTAGTTTTTCGAAAAGTGCATCTAAGATTTTATTGAATTTCCCTTCAATATGACGTCTTGCGAAAGGTACTTTTCCGTAGCCTTTCCAAATCTCGATATGTGCTTTGATGGCATCCAGATCTGTTTTATGATCACCTGTTAACTGGTAAGCTCTTAAGATGTCCAGATAAGCTTTTTTGTTATCGAAAGCGGCTACTTCATCAACGTTTTCCTCTGATTTATGCTCTTTTAATTTATCAAAATAGTGATTGCAGGCATCTTTAAATTCTTTCCAGATTTTATCGGAATATTTTTTAGGGACGTGACCAATTTGTTTCCACTCTTCCTGAATTTGTTTCATGATTGGAGTAGTGGCGGTAAAATCAGTGCTTTC
It includes:
- a CDS encoding DUF421 domain-containing protein, yielding MLSPYLDIILRSLSVYFFMTIALRIFGKKELSQLNTADIILILLISNSVQNAMVGPDTSLWGGLVAALALFIINYIIKKLTHKYKGLSNLLLDKPEILIHNGELDFKILSKLDISHEELKEAAREHGLEHLTDVKLAMLEIDGTISIISKDKQNLKQTHYKRKHNRKNLQK
- a CDS encoding inorganic phosphate transporter; the protein is MTLLIIIIVLALIFDYINGFHDAANAIATVVATKVLTPFQAVLWAAFFNFLAYWVFGFGVADTVAKTAHTMEINLVVILAGVIAAICWNLLTWWLGIPSSSSHTLIGGFAGAAIAHAIAVHGFSGYVGEDGTTHYWYEIVSWYKAGKEGAMPSGVLIIIAFIVLAPLLGALASYLISIWLLNASRKSIGPKIFTVALMIATIWMVSSLMIPYSEIVEHGKPRFESHFWSVAFDPHNIKWFLVAFIILTVSLFCLIFSSLNLHQADAALKKMQLLSSAAFSLGHGGNDSQKVMGIIAAAVAVYINTNPGVHMDSWLDVVLPNDDLGVKGVMPGWIPLACYSAIAAGTLSGGWKIVKTMGSKITKVSSFEGVAAETAGALTLYFTEHLKIPVSTTHTITGSIIGVGLTKRVSAVRWGVTVSLIWAWILTIPISAILAGLVYFVLSVFI
- a CDS encoding ATP-dependent Clp protease ATP-binding subunit, which codes for MDDNFSPRVKDVITYSKEEALRLGHDFIGTEHLMLGILRDGNGKAIHILNNLAVDLDHLRRKVEILSPANQSVEVNAEKKNLHLTRQAERALKTTFLEAKVFQSSSISTAHLLLCILRNENDPTTKLLNKLKIDYDIAKEQYLNMTPNEEEFLENLPRNESYNDDSGQDDSLKESSFNNPANKSNKKSKTPVLDNFGRDLTEMAEEGKLDPVVGREKEIERVSQILSRRKKNNPLLIGEPGVGKSAIAEGLALRIIQKKVSRILFHKRVVTLDLASLVAGTKYRGQFEERMKAVMNELEKNDDIILFIDEIHTIVGAGGATGSLDASNMFKPALARGEIQCIGATTLDEYRQYIEKDGALERRFQKVIVEPTSVEETIAILNNVKDKYEDHHNVTYTQEAIEACVKLTNRYMSERFLPDKAIDALDEAGSRVHITNIDVPKQILDLERQLEEVREMKNMVVKKQKYEEAAKLRDDEKRIEKDLATAQEQWEEDSKNNRIQVTEDNVADVVSMMTGIPVNRIAQTESNKLAQLPELIQNKVIGQNEAVLKIARSIQRNRAGLKDPNKPIGSFIFLGQTGVGKTQLAKVLAKELFDSEDALIRIDMSEYMEKFAISRLVGAPPGYVGYEEGGQLTEKVRRKPYCVVLLDEIEKAHPDVFNMMLQVLDDGYLTDSLGRKIDFKNTIIIMTSNVGARQLKDFGQGVGFGTAAKVAQADENSKSIIENALKKTFAPEFLNRIDDVIVFNALEKADIDLIIEIELKKLYSRVSELGYTLSLTDKAKAFIAEKGFDRQFGARPLKRAIQKYVEDLLAEEIITSKIHSGDEILMDLKDDSQELSVEIHKAEEPTNQ
- the rimK gene encoding 30S ribosomal protein S6--L-glutamate ligase; translation: MLQNKVILGSEEWCSFPELGIPTIKARVDSGAKTSAMHAINIAPFIKNDANWVKFDINPIQNNIKTIIHCEAPLVDKRIVKSSSGFREHRYVIQTHLKIGDIKWPIEMTLTNRDSMGFRMLLGREAMSGRVLVDPEEKYLLGQPSPEALKELYQNSEKATSGLRIGLLASNPELYSNKRIMEAGEMRGHEMHFLNIKECYMKLDAKTPEIHYRGGKILNQFDAIIPRIRPSITFYGCALTRQFEALKVFVLNSASAITQSRDKLYSLQLLLNSGIDIPTTGFANSPLDTDNLIKMVGGSPLIVKLLEGTQGKGVVLAETKKAAESVINAFKSLNANILVQEFIKEANGKDIRCFVIDGKVVAAIQREAMPGEFRANIHLGGTASVIKVTAEEKKIAIKAAKAMDLKVAGVDIIRSSKGPLLLEVNSSPGLEGIEGATNKDVAGEMIKAIEKNFKL
- a CDS encoding SMI1/KNR4 family protein, which gives rise to METELLNQIERIKRKLILAKNADKDLQVFGADSHKYIVKETVNKDKILAFEKEYDVQLPEDYRAFLVHVGNGGISYENSAAGPGYGIFPFGENVDEFVSENAKKYLKEDCKLDLTMSDSFWEDLNRIIEENDEISNEDFYAELGKIFSGLLPIGTQGCTYYYALVLNGEWKGRIVNVDIERQKPFFVFESNFLDWYERWLDEIIPESTMAKEPDLFRYTLGGLSGYILEVYFSTEDKEVKMECLNGVLKKNTVGSEILTVLEEQYKVSSGEIQKTILQVLAKFDYERSKLYLLDFAKENLLAVFQFVFWYAKDKSADWIEVIKANADTIEDDETFRFCTYLLKETKLDYGEIIVPFMFNKSEEIRVSAYYALGQMGNKNKYLSVFIEGLQDSSNRVIHATLQALDGVEDKRLLKHYKAIAEKFLKEKDYILANLNHRLKAYGLTNKTIKKINTDFETDNQGKELY